The Branchiostoma lanceolatum isolate klBraLanc5 chromosome 1, klBraLanc5.hap2, whole genome shotgun sequence genomic sequence GCCCTGGAGGACATGCTGGGGGGGACGGAGGGCGTCAGGAACGACAACATGATGCAATACCTGGGCGTCATCGAGGAGAGGACCAATGAGCTGTTAGCATCACAGGCATAcctcatgtcaaaggtcagttCAGGAGGAATTAGGCCtgatatccaaacctattattgctcccgagtctcctctctttagctcccgagtctcctctctttagctcccgagtctcctctcgaTAGCgcccgagtctcctctctttAGCTCCCAGTCTCCTCTCTGCAGCTATAAtaagtttggataccaggctagtagGTGTCTTTGAAAGAAGAATCATCTTGATCCTGTATCACTACTGTGGTGCAGTACTTTATAGCCATGTTAAATGTTGTTGACTTCAAGAGATTTGCAGGTGTTATTACTTCATTGATTTGAAATGTTCAGGTTTCACAACTGTTCATCCTTGAGAAAGTGATAGTTTGTATGGTGAATCttgcttttgtttttcatcATAGGATTACGACAGACCATACGACCCCAAACTCAACAGTCTGCTCGGGGAGGGACCATCCAAACCGCCCCCCTCTCTGCAAATAGAACCTCCTACCACTGGGTAAGTATATGTAATAAATATTCACATCCAATGAAACATTCCCTTCAATTGCTGACTTTAGCGTGTTTCTTGTCAGTGCTTTTCTTTGACACGTCCCAACACGTACCTTCCAAGGAAAATGAAAATCAGTCTTTCAAAGCCTAATTTATTCAAACTTTTGAAAAGGACCACAGGCACAATGTACTTGTGGATCTGAATAAATTCAAACACTCAAACTTAAATTGATATTTTGCAGAGATGACTATGACAGTGATGATTCTGCCCAACCGAGCGATGAAGACCAAAGACCACTCACACAGAGTGAACTGAAGAACAGAGTCATGAAGGGGGTAAGTGCACAATGTTCAATCCTACCTATAACTCCATGAATTTTCACTAGTCATGTTTGCCATTGTTCTTACTTTAAGATTCATTTTGTTCAGAGCATActtttcttgaattttttttcttttctttttcaaggtcataaagaaagaaaaagcagCCGGACAGAAGAAGACATTTTCATATGACTTGTCGGGTGCAAAGGATCTAAAACAGACGAAATCCTACGacaagaagaaaggaaaacacTAGGAAGTAACAATCCTATGAGTGACACTCCTTTATTTGTACATAAACAAAAGCATTCTATTTCCTCCTAGACAGCACATAATGTTGCACACATTAAACATTGTATTGCCCGCGTACTCAAAGATGTAGAGGGCTTGTTTAGAAATCCGTTAATAGATATGTTGATCCTGCATTAACTGTACGTTGTGATTTGCTTATTTTACATGACTGTATTACATTAGATACCCATGTTGTCATCATGTTTGAGTCAGTTAGACTGATACCTTAAAGTTAgtttgaaaattgtttgtttgacTTCTGTTAGACTTGAATATTCCAGTTGTCATTTTTTAGTTTTGATTATCAAAACTTGATTTGCCTTTATAGTATTCATCATGactgattatgtaaattaaggTCATAGTTCAGCTTATAGAGCATCCCTTCTGAAGTGATGAAAGTGCAATGTTAAATGTTGTTTGATAGTATTAGACATTTATGAGTGAAAAGAAGGTTATGTCATGGACTTGAGTAATTTATATCCTTCAAATCGGACCACTACAAATATTCCACAACCAAAATAGTTATTTGCTGTTGTTGACAATTGTGATGAATGTAAAGACACTTTATGGTGTTAAGCTTCTTTTGCTACAAGCACAAAACGATTGTCAAAAAGAATTAAGCAATAGAAAATATTGCACCACACCTTGGTGGTTTTTGGCAAATAAATCTTACTACTTTGAACACATATCATGTAGCAATATGTAGCAATATGATCTATATAcaatattttgattatactaCTGTTTAAATATGCATATATTTTGGACATGCTAAttagatgaaaaaaatatatgattTCATCCATATTTCTCTGGTGTTTTACTAAATGTTTGTGTCTTTACTTTTGTCCAAGTAAAATCATTATGTTCAAAAAACACCTACATGTTATACTAATGAATGTCCCCACACAAATTCACAGCTTCAGATTTATTCATAAATAGCTTCATTGCAAGTATGATTGGTCACATAGCATCATCGTATCAAACTGTTGTCTCCCTGTTGTAATAAGgtacattttcattttccatGGTGCATTCATAAAACTTCATAGTTCCTGTCTTGCTCTTTTCACCATCTTCTGCCCCTGGCTCCAGTTCCTCACTTTCCTGATCTTGTTGATGACCTGCAAATGAAGAACATCAAAACGATGTAAAGCTGTTACTACTACAGAAATGTCATGGTAATTGTGGACTAAAGTCAAAGTACTACTACAATATAGCAAGATACTTAAATAGTCAAATCTACATGGCAGCGAATCTGTAGGACCAAAGTATCTGCGATCAGGCATATCATTGGTCGTATCATGTactgtaccaaggaggtttgaaccTCCATAGTCGCACAGTAGCGCGGTCATTTCACGCATGATTAATCATCCAGCCCTGTGGTAATCCTCTCGCACCAGGCAGCCCCCGTTCTGACAGACACATGCATGTGTGGAGTGGAGTCAATAAAAAAACTCATTATTCTAGGCCTAGGCTGAAGACTTCTGATTCAGGCAATCGTTTTCGGAATGGGGATTCCTTCAACTCAAAACGGCTGCCAATCAGAAGAACGTAACGGTCTCCGCttttaacctctgcttggagagtcgaTCATCTCCGCACCCTTGCCTTGAGGATAGTCACGACCAGCAGCTGCTGCAATGTGCTGGCGCTTTCCAAGGAGTTCCATTTCCAACGTTCTCCCTGCTGAGTTATTTTTCCGACACTTGAAAGTTAAAGATCTATGTAGTTCAAACTAAATTCTAGCCACACCCTAGGTAACTTTGGAAATTaacttttcttgtcttttttagGCTCTATTAAAGAGATTGGGAGGATTGTGTaaacttttgtctgttttgatgTCCTGGCTTAGCTCTGGACAATGTTACCACATACCTTCATTTGCTTCAACTCCCAAGAAGCGATGAACAAACCAGTGGAGTATGCAAGTGACGAGGCAGATGACGGAGTACACACGGAACATGACCACTCCGCCATATGTATGGAAGAGGGCTCCACCAAGTAGGGCTCCCGACGCTCTCCCTATCAAAGAAGAGTATACTTGTACACATTATCAACATAACGCATTAcacatgccaaaaataattactcaggcaactggataagactttcaaaatcaaaatcttatccagttccttgagtaattatttttggcgtatcttattacctggatgtctaaccttcatcaacgcattacacatgcacacaaataaTTATCGAAATGCTTCCTTGTAGGCTGATCCTCACATAATGCTCACGCCGACTTAATGGATTCTAACTTCTAAACTGGACAAAATCCCACACCTGACACCAACAGTATAGAAGTGAAGCATGGTCTTGTATCCATTTCTGCCTGGCCTATGTCAATTTCTCGTTTTAATGCTCATCCTTTACTTCAATGGCCATCAGAACACGGTAGCAACCGGAAAACAGGACGTTATCAGCAGGACAAGAAAGCACAACAATATCATAACGCCGCTCGTCGTACTTCTCCGATCCTGCTTTATATGCTACTTTGACAGCAACACAATAAATTTGTTGTTATCAGTTTCTTTCCTCCCAATTAACAGACTTACCCACTCCGTAGTAGACAGCTCCTACGATGCCCTGCACCGTTGTCTCCATGCCCGGCGGAGCTATCAAACTCGCATAAGTTATGGCAGCCGAGTACATGGCCCCAAACGTAATACCGTGCAGAGGTTCTATCATTAGCACCCACCATGGACTGGGTATCAGAGAGTACGACATGAAACGGATGAAATAACAAAAGAGAGCAAGCTGAAAGATGCGCTTGTGACTAATCGTATGGATGACCTTCCCTGAGAAAAAGAATATTGGAATTTCGGCCACACAATTTGCCATCAAGGCAAGTCCCAATAGTAACTGACTGCCTCCTAAATCTTTCAAGTACCAGAATAGAAAGTTTACTATGGCACCGTATGATGCCCCAGTGACAAACATTACGACAAGGAAAAACAACTCCTTGGGTTTCTTTAACAGTTTCTGTAGGCTTTTTAGCATCTTCTGTGGCCTTTTTTGTTGCCACTTGTCAAAGCCACAAGTAACCGTTAGGAGTGTCACAGCAGCAAAACCGGCAAACATGTAAAAAGTGATGGAGTAGTCGGTCTTGTCTTGATTTTTCCCATCGCTGAATCGATCCATGGCAAAGCCGGCGATCACAGAGACAAGTCCCCAGCCAACAGCCCCCCACCACCGCTGTTTGCCATAGTCAGACGCCTTGTCGCCTAGTATGTGCATGGCGTGAGCATCTGCTTGCGAATTTGATGTGTTAAAGAAAGCTTGTGCTGGAACAAGGAGAATCAAGAGCATCCAAAAGGTCGTCGTCCCAATATTTCTTTCTGTACTTTGTTTGGCATCACAACCCTGTCCTGTTGTATTGCAAGGGCACAAAAAACAGCTAGTGTTTGTGAGGCACCTTATCTGTAAGGTCATGTTGTCATCCCCATTCTCTATCTGTGGCGCAGTACAGTTACAAAGGTCTCGTTCTTGGTACAATAGCTCTGTGGAGGTAGAATTTCCACAGCGTGCTTCGCACAGAAAACAGTCTTTGCCGATCACTGGCTCTCCTGAACTCACAGGAGGCacaaacaatgtacaaaacATCAGACTATACGATAGCGAGAGGCAGAGTATCAGTATCTGCTTGTGCTTGTCGAACTTGTCCGATGCAGCGCCTAAGATGGGCTTGAGGAGAAACGTGAGGAAAGGCTGCGATCCGCTGATGATCCCAACTTGGTAGGACAGCACACCGAGCTGGCGGAGGTAGACGGACAGGTAGGGCAGGAGGCATGCAAAACCTGCAGCAgaataaaatatatcaaaagtaGTTATTTTGCCAAGAGACATCAATGTAGAAAATATCTCCATTCAGTGTGTGAAAGATACGTTTTCCCTCTCATTCCATATTGCTTTGGTGAAATCATTATGCGTCATTAACAGAGTTACTTCATGTTCTGGGACATACAAGATCTCTGCAAGTAGGTCAATGTGTTACACTGTATATATTTACAATTTCCCCCGACGATATAAACCATTGATCATGGCAGTGTAGAGactgatatatatattataggTCAGTAGGTGACCTTTGATACCATGTAGATATAGTGGAACGGAGACTTGTCCCTGATTCTCGGGCGCCATCCCTCTGACGCAGAGGCCACAACAGAATGCACTTGATGGGTCGCAGGTACTAATTTCACAATTCTAGTCTTCGAGTCTTGAACATTGTCTTACATAGCTGTTCCTAAATTCCAGCACCTTTTTCTTCAGCCAAGAAGCTACCTACATCAAGTTTATGACCAGACACGACACCTCTTAAGTTCTAGCGACGACGCACGGTGAGGTTAAGTGTTATCACCTGACAGTCACAGTTAGTTGAAGGTTGACGTCAATCAAGTTAACTATTGGGTTCAGAATCCTTACCgccaaaaaaggagaaaaagtaGATCTTCAACGCAATAAGCCTGCGGTCAGCCATAGTTGACCCAAAGTGAAGATAAAGGTCAAATAGCCAGGAATCTTAAATATTAACAGGCCCATTCTATCAAAACAAGGGGGGGGCAATAAAAAAGCTATCATTGAAAAGTTTATAGCATTTAACATATCAAACGAGTGGCTGGGTCAGTAAGTAATAGATATCAGTAGTATTCTGATTTATTTTTCACCATACTTTCTTTGATTTCTCGCACGGTCAGACTGGATACGAGAGCGTCG encodes the following:
- the LOC136444691 gene encoding major facilitator superfamily domain-containing protein 6-like isoform X2, producing the protein MADRRLIALKIYFFSFFGGFACLLPYLSVYLRQLGVLSYQVGIISGSQPFLTFLLKPILGAASDKFDKHKQILILCLSLSYSLMFCTLFVPPVSSGEPVIGKDCFLCEARCGNSTSTELLYQERDLCNCTAPQIENGDDNMTLQIRCLTNTSCFLCPCNTTGQGCDAKQSTERNIGTTTFWMLLILLVPAQAFFNTSNSQADAHAMHILGDKASDYGKQRWWGAVGWGLVSVIAGFAMDRFSDGKNQDKTDYSITFYMFAGFAAVTLLTVTCGFDKWQQKRPQKMLKSLQKLLKKPKELFFLVVMFVTGASYGAIVNFLFWYLKDLGGSQLLLGLALMANCVAEIPIFFFSGKVIHTISHKRIFQLALFCYFIRFMSYSLIPSPWWVLMIEPLHGITFGAMYSAAITYASLIAPPGMETTVQGIVGAVYYGVGRASGALLGGALFHTYGGVVMFRVYSVICLVTCILHWFVHRFLGVEANEGHQQDQESEELEPGAEDGEKSKTGTMKFYECTMENENVPYYNRETTV
- the LOC136444691 gene encoding major facilitator superfamily domain-containing protein 6-like isoform X1; the protein is MEIFSTLMSLGKITTFDIFYSAAGFACLLPYLSVYLRQLGVLSYQVGIISGSQPFLTFLLKPILGAASDKFDKHKQILILCLSLSYSLMFCTLFVPPVSSGEPVIGKDCFLCEARCGNSTSTELLYQERDLCNCTAPQIENGDDNMTLQIRCLTNTSCFLCPCNTTGQGCDAKQSTERNIGTTTFWMLLILLVPAQAFFNTSNSQADAHAMHILGDKASDYGKQRWWGAVGWGLVSVIAGFAMDRFSDGKNQDKTDYSITFYMFAGFAAVTLLTVTCGFDKWQQKRPQKMLKSLQKLLKKPKELFFLVVMFVTGASYGAIVNFLFWYLKDLGGSQLLLGLALMANCVAEIPIFFFSGKVIHTISHKRIFQLALFCYFIRFMSYSLIPSPWWVLMIEPLHGITFGAMYSAAITYASLIAPPGMETTVQGIVGAVYYGVGRASGALLGGALFHTYGGVVMFRVYSVICLVTCILHWFVHRFLGVEANEGHQQDQESEELEPGAEDGEKSKTGTMKFYECTMENENVPYYNRETTV